In one window of Acipenser ruthenus chromosome 34, fAciRut3.2 maternal haplotype, whole genome shotgun sequence DNA:
- the LOC117962643 gene encoding F-box/WD repeat-containing protein 9-like, with protein MADQHEPDPDPDRSDARCGATSRQSETDPSPEQQTCRSAPALETPSSCVHSAPSGEGSSLLLSLPWEVLLHVTSYLPARIVVDVLPQVCRLLRALASDRLTWKVRAQRRLHPAGGGTFPLLETPDFDWPAACLELEEHLSHWSDEGGGAERFSLTEGHFASVESVLLLNGGTVCASGSRDRNVVLWDLRRLGEAEGEGGAQISTLLGNQRYSTHRGWVWCLAARGSLLCSGSFDSTIKTWDLGACGAPLSEIRGRDAVLCLSCLSDVVVAGSFDKRVSVYDPRCAEPLLQSLELHARAVLTLSADERHIVSGSEDRSLAVFDRRAGKLLQRMQLSSYLLSLCPQPPFLWAGDNQGELHALRWQDGLLSPLARFDVGHRALLTGVQVSLGTLYTCATDKTLKVHVPSDPPKTLCTVQHQEVFNGISVEGGVLAAASGDMSVEIWKMKKSP; from the exons ATGGCGGACCAACACGAGCCGGACCCGGACCCGGACCGGAGCGATGCGAGGTGCGGCGCTACATCACGCCAGAGCGAAACCGATCCGTCCCCGGAGCAGCAGACCTGCCG CTCTGCCCCGGCCCTGGAGACCCCCTCCTCCTGTGTGCACAGCGCCCCCTCTGGCGAGGGCAgctccctgctcctctccctgCCCTGGGAGGTGCTGCTCCACGTCACCTCCTACCTGCCGGCTCGCATCGTGGTGGACGTGCTGCCTCAG GTGTGTCGCTTGCTCAGGGCTCTGGCCTCAGACCGGCTCACCTGGAAAGTGCGGGCTCAGAGGAGGCTCCACCCAGCTGGGGGCGGGACCTTCCCCCTCCTCGAAACCCCGGACTTCGATTGGCCCGCAGCCTGCCTGGAGCTCGAGGAGCACCTCTCCCATTGGTCGGACGAGGGCGGAGGGGCGGAGCGCTTCTCACTGACCGAGGGACACTTCGCCTCCGTGGAGTCTGTGTTGTTGTTAAATGGGGGCACTGTCTGCGCCTCGGGGTCCCGGGACAGGAACGTGGTGCTGTGGGACCTGAGGAGGCTGGGGGAggcggagggggaggggggcgccCAGATTTCCACCCTGCTTGGTAACCAGCGCTACAGCACTCACCGGGGCTGGGTGTGGTGCCTGGCTGCCCGGGGGAGTCTGCTCTGCTCGGGCTCCTTCGACAGCACCATCAAGACGTGGGACCTGGGGGCCTGTGGGGCCCCCCTGTCTGAGATCAG gggACGGGATGCAGTGCTCTGCCTGTCCTGCCTCTCTGATGTGGTGGTGGCGGGCTCCTTTGATAAGAGGGTCTCGGTGTACGATCCTCGCTGTGCCGAGCCGCTGCTGCAGAGCCTGGAGCTGCACGCCAGAGCGGTCCTGACCCTGAGCGCAGACGAGAGGCACATCGTCTCGGGCAGCGAGGACCGCAGCCTGGCCGTGTTCGACCGGAGGGCAGGCAAGCTGCTGCAGAGGATGCAG cTCAGCTCGTACCTGCTGTCTCTGTGTCCGCAGCCTCCCTTCCTCTGGGCGGGTGATAACCAGGGTGAGCTGCACGCTCTGCGCTGGCAGGACGGGCTCCTCTCCCCCCTCGCCAGGTTCGATGTGGGGCACCGAGCGCTGCTCACTGGGGTGCAGGTCTCGCTGGGGACCCTGTACACCTGCGCCACCGACAAGACCCTCAAGGTGCATGTCCCCTCGGACCCCCCGAAGACCCTCTGCACCGTCCAGCACCAAGAGGTCTTCAATGGG atcaGTGTGGAGGGTGGGGTGCTGGCAGCTGCATCGGGAGACATGTCTGTTGAAATCTGGAAGATGAAGAAATCTCCCTGA
- the LOC117402097 gene encoding guanine nucleotide-binding protein G(I)/G(S)/G(O) subunit gamma-12-like — translation MSGKACTSGAVMQAQRAVEQLRLEAATERIKISKAATELMLYCQENHRRDPLLSGVPASANPFKDKKTCVLL, via the exons ATGTCGGGGAAGGCGTGCACCAGCGGCGCGGTGATGCAGGCACAGAGAGCCGTGGAGCAGCTGAGACTGGAGGCAGCGACGGAGAGGATCAAG ATCTCCAAAGCGGCCACAGAGCTGATGCTGTACTGCCAAGAGAACCACAGGCGTGACCCCCTTCTCAGCGGAGTCCCTGCTTCAGCAAACCCTTTCAAAGACAAGAAAACCTGCGTGCTTCTGTGA